A portion of the Juglans microcarpa x Juglans regia isolate MS1-56 chromosome 1D, Jm3101_v1.0, whole genome shotgun sequence genome contains these proteins:
- the LOC121261411 gene encoding metallothiol transferase FosB-like: MKESMANPLHLKSLNHISLVCRSVEESIDFYQNVLGFFPIRRPGSFNFDGAWLFGYGIGIHLLQTEDPDNIPKKTEINPKDNHISFQCESMSAVEKKLKEMGITHVRAMVEEGGIHVDQIFFHDPDGFMIEICNCDNLPVVPLAGERARPCLRVNLQMMQQQQQQIRVVHQ, from the exons ATGAAAGAAAGCATGGCAAACCCTCTGCATCTCAAATCTTTGAACCACATCTCACTTGTGTGTAGATCAGTTGAGGAGTCCATCGATTTCTATCAGAATGTTCTTGGATTTTTCCCTATCAGGAGGCCAGgctcttttaattttgatgggGCATG GCTATTCGGCTACGGGATCGGAATACATTTGTTGCAAACAGAGGATCCAGATAACATTCCAAAGAAGACTGAAATCAACCCAAAGGATAATCATATTTCTTTCCAG TGTGAGAGCATGAGCGCGGTGGAGAAGAAGCTGAAGGAGATGGGGATTACTCACGTGCGGGCGATGGTGGAGGAAGGCGGGATTCACGTTGATCAAATCTTTTTTCACGACCCTGATGGCTTCATGATCGAGATATGCAACTGTGACAACCTGCCCGTCGTCCCTCTGGCGGGCGAGAGGGCTCGGCCATGCTTGCGTGTAAACCTCCAGATGAtgcagcagcaacagcagcagATCCGAGTGGTCCATCAATAG
- the LOC121259433 gene encoding O-fucosyltransferase 13 isoform X1 produces the protein MVILSVKPLFMILVVPLALFLAVVLLSPPSPYFQSSVPSNSSLKPSIWTVRRIIGWRPCKWWQLGDLTVAKLESNGYIRVDCYGGLNQMRRDLCDGVGIARLLNATLVLPKFEVAAYWNESSGFADVFDVEYFIHQMNGFVKVVKELPSEIASKEPFQVDCSKRKGQFDYIESVLPSLLEHHYISITPAMSQRRDRYPQNAKAALCQACYNALRLTRSLEKKASELLEAITKPFLSLHLRFEPDMVAYSQCQYSGLSSASIKTIEAAQGDRKPWTGELARIWRKRGKCPLTPNETAFILQALSIPTSTNIYLAAGDGLMEIEGLTSVYTNVVTKSSLLTGEDFTSMHGNTKAALDYHVSINSDSYVATYFGNMDKMVAAMRAFKGLYKTLFLSRRAFADFTSQGLRGRDLMQALWKAHRDDYVIGRGSALPDCFCEGNFPHPHPHPCHEDDDEFGISVGANSRSGMFFSIGSPSFRHCSVSSGHP, from the exons ATGGTGATTTTGTCGGTGAAACCCCTGTTTATGATTCTAGTGGTCCCGCTTGCTCTCTTCCTCGCTGTCGTTTTGCTTTCGCCTCCTTCTCCATACTTCCAGAGCTCGGTTCCTTCGAATTCATCACT AAAACCGAGCATATGGACTGTCCGGAGAATCATTGGATGGAGACCTTGCAAGTGGTGGCAACTAGGAGATCTAACTG TGGCTAAACTTGAGAGTAATGGGTATATCCGAGTGGATTGCTATGGTGGCCTCAATCAGATGCGAAGAGAT TTGTGTGATGGTGTTGGTATTGCACGGCTGTTAAATGCAACCCTGGTTTTGCCAAAGTTTGAAGTGGCTGCATATTGGAATGAGTCGAG TGGCTTTGCAGATGTATTTGATGTCGAATACTTTATCCACCAGATGAATGGCTTTGTTAAGGTTGTGAAAGAGTTGCCATCAGAGATTGCATCAAAGGAGCCTTTCCAAGTAGACTGTAGCAAACGCAAAGGCCAATTTGATTACATTGAAAGTGTTCTTCCATCTTTGTTGGAACATCATTATATTTCAATTACACCAGCAATGAGCCAAAGAAGAGACAG GTATCCTCAAAATGCTAAAGCTGCCCTTTGTCAAGCTTGTTACAATGCATTGCGCCTCACAAGATCCTTGGAGAAGAAAGCCTCTGAGCTTCTAGAAGCTATAACCAAACCTTTTCTCTCGCTTCATCTTCGCTTTGAACCGGACATGGTAGCTTACAGCCAATGCCAATACTCAGGTCTTTCTTCAGCCTCCATCAAAACCATTGAGGCAGCACAAGGAGATAGAAAACCGTGGACTGGAGAGTTGGCCCGTATTTGGAGAAAACGGGGGAAGTGTCCTCTTACGCCTAATGAGACGGCCTTCATACTTCAAGCACTTTCCATCCCGACAAGCACAAATATATATCTGGCAGCCGGGGATGGGCTTATGGAAATTGAAGGTTTAACATCTGTTTACACCAATGTAGTCACTAAGTCTAGCCTCCTTACTGGTGAGGATTTCACAAGCATGCATGGGAACACGAAAGCTGCATTGGATTATCACGTGTCTATTAATAGTGATTCTTACGTGGCAACATATTTTGGAAATATGGACAAGATGGTTGCTGCAATGCGAGCTTTCAAGGGGCTGTACAAAACTCTTTTCTTAAGCAGAAGAGCTTTTGCAGATTTCACGTCGCAGGGCTTGAGAGGGAGAGATTTGATGCAAGCTCTGTGGAAGGCTCATAGAGATGATTATGTCATAGGAAGAGGGTCTGCTTTGCCCGACTGTTTTTGTGAG ggCAATTttccccacccccacccccacccctgccacgaagatgatgatgagttcGGAATTTCGGTGGGTGCCAATTCCCGATCAGGGATGTTCTTCAGTATCGGGTCTCCATCTTTTCGACACTGCTCTGTAAGTAGTGGGCATCCTTGA
- the LOC121259433 gene encoding O-fucosyltransferase 13 isoform X2, which translates to MVILSVKPLFMILVVPLALFLAVVLLSPPSPYFQSSVPSNSSLKPSIWTVRRIIGWRPCKWWQLGDLTVAKLESNGYIRVDCYGGLNQMRRDLCDGVGIARLLNATLVLPKFEVAAYWNESSGFADVFDVEYFIHQMNGFVKVVKELPSEIASKEPFQVDCSKRKGQFDYIESVLPSLLEHHYISITPAMSQRRDRYPQNAKAALCQACYNALRLTRSLEKKASELLEAITKPFLSLHLRFEPDMVAYSQCQYSGLSSASIKTIEAAQGDRKPWTGELARIWRKRGKCPLTPNETAFILQALSIPTSTNIYLAAGDGLMEIEGLTSVYTNVVTKSSLLTGEDFTSMHGNTKAALDYHVSINSDSYVATYFGNMDKMVAAMRAFKGLYKTLFLSRRAFADFTSQGLRGRDLMQALWKAHRDDYVIGRGSALPDCFCEANRSYPINCI; encoded by the exons ATGGTGATTTTGTCGGTGAAACCCCTGTTTATGATTCTAGTGGTCCCGCTTGCTCTCTTCCTCGCTGTCGTTTTGCTTTCGCCTCCTTCTCCATACTTCCAGAGCTCGGTTCCTTCGAATTCATCACT AAAACCGAGCATATGGACTGTCCGGAGAATCATTGGATGGAGACCTTGCAAGTGGTGGCAACTAGGAGATCTAACTG TGGCTAAACTTGAGAGTAATGGGTATATCCGAGTGGATTGCTATGGTGGCCTCAATCAGATGCGAAGAGAT TTGTGTGATGGTGTTGGTATTGCACGGCTGTTAAATGCAACCCTGGTTTTGCCAAAGTTTGAAGTGGCTGCATATTGGAATGAGTCGAG TGGCTTTGCAGATGTATTTGATGTCGAATACTTTATCCACCAGATGAATGGCTTTGTTAAGGTTGTGAAAGAGTTGCCATCAGAGATTGCATCAAAGGAGCCTTTCCAAGTAGACTGTAGCAAACGCAAAGGCCAATTTGATTACATTGAAAGTGTTCTTCCATCTTTGTTGGAACATCATTATATTTCAATTACACCAGCAATGAGCCAAAGAAGAGACAG GTATCCTCAAAATGCTAAAGCTGCCCTTTGTCAAGCTTGTTACAATGCATTGCGCCTCACAAGATCCTTGGAGAAGAAAGCCTCTGAGCTTCTAGAAGCTATAACCAAACCTTTTCTCTCGCTTCATCTTCGCTTTGAACCGGACATGGTAGCTTACAGCCAATGCCAATACTCAGGTCTTTCTTCAGCCTCCATCAAAACCATTGAGGCAGCACAAGGAGATAGAAAACCGTGGACTGGAGAGTTGGCCCGTATTTGGAGAAAACGGGGGAAGTGTCCTCTTACGCCTAATGAGACGGCCTTCATACTTCAAGCACTTTCCATCCCGACAAGCACAAATATATATCTGGCAGCCGGGGATGGGCTTATGGAAATTGAAGGTTTAACATCTGTTTACACCAATGTAGTCACTAAGTCTAGCCTCCTTACTGGTGAGGATTTCACAAGCATGCATGGGAACACGAAAGCTGCATTGGATTATCACGTGTCTATTAATAGTGATTCTTACGTGGCAACATATTTTGGAAATATGGACAAGATGGTTGCTGCAATGCGAGCTTTCAAGGGGCTGTACAAAACTCTTTTCTTAAGCAGAAGAGCTTTTGCAGATTTCACGTCGCAGGGCTTGAGAGGGAGAGATTTGATGCAAGCTCTGTGGAAGGCTCATAGAGATGATTATGTCATAGGAAGAGGGTCTGCTTTGCCCGACTGTTTTTGTGAG GCCAACCGCAGCTATCCTATAAATTGTATCTAG
- the LOC121259433 gene encoding O-fucosyltransferase 13 isoform X3, with protein sequence MVILSVKPLFMILVVPLALFLAVVLLSPPSPYFQSSVPSNSSLKPSIWTVRRIIGWRPCKWWQLGDLTVAKLESNGYIRVDCYGGLNQMRRDLCDGVGIARLLNATLVLPKFEVAAYWNESSGFADVFDVEYFIHQMNGFVKVVKELPSEIASKEPFQVDCSKRKGQFDYIESVLPSLLEHHYISITPAMSQRRDRYPQNAKAALCQACYNALRLTRSLEKKASELLEAITKPFLSLHLRFEPDMVAYSQCQYSGLSSASIKTIEAAQGDRKPWTGELARIWRKRGKCPLTPNETAFILQALSIPTSTNIYLAAGDGLMEIEGLTSVYTNVVTKSSLLTGEDFTSMHGNTKAALDYHVSINSDSYVATYFGNMDKMVAAMRAFKGLYKTLFLSRRAFADFTSQGLRGRDLMQALWKAHRDDYVIGRGSALPDCFCEVKL encoded by the exons ATGGTGATTTTGTCGGTGAAACCCCTGTTTATGATTCTAGTGGTCCCGCTTGCTCTCTTCCTCGCTGTCGTTTTGCTTTCGCCTCCTTCTCCATACTTCCAGAGCTCGGTTCCTTCGAATTCATCACT AAAACCGAGCATATGGACTGTCCGGAGAATCATTGGATGGAGACCTTGCAAGTGGTGGCAACTAGGAGATCTAACTG TGGCTAAACTTGAGAGTAATGGGTATATCCGAGTGGATTGCTATGGTGGCCTCAATCAGATGCGAAGAGAT TTGTGTGATGGTGTTGGTATTGCACGGCTGTTAAATGCAACCCTGGTTTTGCCAAAGTTTGAAGTGGCTGCATATTGGAATGAGTCGAG TGGCTTTGCAGATGTATTTGATGTCGAATACTTTATCCACCAGATGAATGGCTTTGTTAAGGTTGTGAAAGAGTTGCCATCAGAGATTGCATCAAAGGAGCCTTTCCAAGTAGACTGTAGCAAACGCAAAGGCCAATTTGATTACATTGAAAGTGTTCTTCCATCTTTGTTGGAACATCATTATATTTCAATTACACCAGCAATGAGCCAAAGAAGAGACAG GTATCCTCAAAATGCTAAAGCTGCCCTTTGTCAAGCTTGTTACAATGCATTGCGCCTCACAAGATCCTTGGAGAAGAAAGCCTCTGAGCTTCTAGAAGCTATAACCAAACCTTTTCTCTCGCTTCATCTTCGCTTTGAACCGGACATGGTAGCTTACAGCCAATGCCAATACTCAGGTCTTTCTTCAGCCTCCATCAAAACCATTGAGGCAGCACAAGGAGATAGAAAACCGTGGACTGGAGAGTTGGCCCGTATTTGGAGAAAACGGGGGAAGTGTCCTCTTACGCCTAATGAGACGGCCTTCATACTTCAAGCACTTTCCATCCCGACAAGCACAAATATATATCTGGCAGCCGGGGATGGGCTTATGGAAATTGAAGGTTTAACATCTGTTTACACCAATGTAGTCACTAAGTCTAGCCTCCTTACTGGTGAGGATTTCACAAGCATGCATGGGAACACGAAAGCTGCATTGGATTATCACGTGTCTATTAATAGTGATTCTTACGTGGCAACATATTTTGGAAATATGGACAAGATGGTTGCTGCAATGCGAGCTTTCAAGGGGCTGTACAAAACTCTTTTCTTAAGCAGAAGAGCTTTTGCAGATTTCACGTCGCAGGGCTTGAGAGGGAGAGATTTGATGCAAGCTCTGTGGAAGGCTCATAGAGATGATTATGTCATAGGAAGAGGGTCTGCTTTGCCCGACTGTTTTTGTGAGgttaaattgtaa
- the LOC121259433 gene encoding O-fucosyltransferase 13 isoform X4, producing MQPWFCQSLKWLHIGMSRDVFDVEYFIHQMNGFVKVVKELPSEIASKEPFQVDCSKRKGQFDYIESVLPSLLEHHYISITPAMSQRRDRYPQNAKAALCQACYNALRLTRSLEKKASELLEAITKPFLSLHLRFEPDMVAYSQCQYSGLSSASIKTIEAAQGDRKPWTGELARIWRKRGKCPLTPNETAFILQALSIPTSTNIYLAAGDGLMEIEGLTSVYTNVVTKSSLLTGEDFTSMHGNTKAALDYHVSINSDSYVATYFGNMDKMVAAMRAFKGLYKTLFLSRRAFADFTSQGLRGRDLMQALWKAHRDDYVIGRGSALPDCFCEGNFPHPHPHPCHEDDDEFGISVGANSRSGMFFSIGSPSFRHCSVSSGHP from the exons ATGCAACCCTGGTTTTGCCAAAGTTTGAAGTGGCTGCATATTGGAATGAGTCGAG ATGTATTTGATGTCGAATACTTTATCCACCAGATGAATGGCTTTGTTAAGGTTGTGAAAGAGTTGCCATCAGAGATTGCATCAAAGGAGCCTTTCCAAGTAGACTGTAGCAAACGCAAAGGCCAATTTGATTACATTGAAAGTGTTCTTCCATCTTTGTTGGAACATCATTATATTTCAATTACACCAGCAATGAGCCAAAGAAGAGACAG GTATCCTCAAAATGCTAAAGCTGCCCTTTGTCAAGCTTGTTACAATGCATTGCGCCTCACAAGATCCTTGGAGAAGAAAGCCTCTGAGCTTCTAGAAGCTATAACCAAACCTTTTCTCTCGCTTCATCTTCGCTTTGAACCGGACATGGTAGCTTACAGCCAATGCCAATACTCAGGTCTTTCTTCAGCCTCCATCAAAACCATTGAGGCAGCACAAGGAGATAGAAAACCGTGGACTGGAGAGTTGGCCCGTATTTGGAGAAAACGGGGGAAGTGTCCTCTTACGCCTAATGAGACGGCCTTCATACTTCAAGCACTTTCCATCCCGACAAGCACAAATATATATCTGGCAGCCGGGGATGGGCTTATGGAAATTGAAGGTTTAACATCTGTTTACACCAATGTAGTCACTAAGTCTAGCCTCCTTACTGGTGAGGATTTCACAAGCATGCATGGGAACACGAAAGCTGCATTGGATTATCACGTGTCTATTAATAGTGATTCTTACGTGGCAACATATTTTGGAAATATGGACAAGATGGTTGCTGCAATGCGAGCTTTCAAGGGGCTGTACAAAACTCTTTTCTTAAGCAGAAGAGCTTTTGCAGATTTCACGTCGCAGGGCTTGAGAGGGAGAGATTTGATGCAAGCTCTGTGGAAGGCTCATAGAGATGATTATGTCATAGGAAGAGGGTCTGCTTTGCCCGACTGTTTTTGTGAG ggCAATTttccccacccccacccccacccctgccacgaagatgatgatgagttcGGAATTTCGGTGGGTGCCAATTCCCGATCAGGGATGTTCTTCAGTATCGGGTCTCCATCTTTTCGACACTGCTCTGTAAGTAGTGGGCATCCTTGA
- the LOC121259325 gene encoding putative disease resistance RPP13-like protein 1: MHDLIHDLAISVSTPLCFQVKDKKQSRVPKESRHVSVFCKDVEQPALEIIKRLKNLRTLLFPVEHLKTFNQVPGKISSSLRYLRVLDLSSSTILALPKSIENLKELRYLDLSKTDIRELPESICKLINLQTLKLLGCPWLFQLPSKLGALVNLRHLELDEMFWNKISIFPPKMGQLTSLHNLHTFEVGRNPGHRIEELKNMVYLTGTLRITKLENAVNPREANLKDKKMVQKLEYVWSNGSNVDEAGDRDALLEDLQPHLNVEKLVICHYRGNEFPTWMRNGLLSNLVSISLSHCARTKILSLDKLPKLAKLHLKNMQELEESSEERYPSLKRLKIIGCPKLRKLPCFFPKLDVLKIRCESLDAIPLAQLEVITLVDNPVLHQWPEEDIPIRIQYEGDEEVSSTLASSTFCRYVKIFNCPELCKLPMELYPQRLEISGCRSLTDLPDEQHAVRLEHIALDGCHDETLLGMIPSTSSLFSLVISNISNMNSTQMAQSSRPQGTLHP; this comes from the coding sequence ATGCATGATCTTATTCATGACTTGGCAATATCAGTCTCCACCCCCCTATGTTTCCAAGTGAAGGATAAGAAACAAAGTCGTGTGCCTAAAGAATCTCGTCATGTATCTGTCTTTTGTAAAGACGTCGAGCAGCCTGCTTTGGAGATAATTAAAAGATTGAAGAATCTACGTACGCTTCTATTTCCAGTTGAACACCTGAAAACTTTCAATCAGGTCCCTGGCAAAATATCGAGTTCACTGAGATATTTGCGAGTTCTTGACCTCAGTTCAAGCACAATTCTGGCATTGCCAAAatcaattgaaaatttgaaggaGTTGCGCTACCTTGATCTTTCAAAAACTGATATCAGAGAGCTTCCAGAATCGATATGCAAACTCATCAATTTGCAGACACTGAAACTCTTAGGTTGCCCTTGGCTTTTCCAATTGCCCAGCAAGCTTGGAGCTCTAGTTAACCTGAGGCATCTGGAGCTGGACGAAATGTTCTGGAACAAGATCTCCATATTTCCACCAAAAATGGGGCAATTGACCAGTCTGCACAATTTGCACACCTTTGAGGTTGGCCGCAATCCTGGACACAGAATCGAGGAACTGAAGAATATGGTGTATCTTACAGGAACACTGCGCATCACAAAGCTCGAGAATGCAGTGAATCCAAGAGAGGCTAActtgaaagacaaaaaaatggTTCAGAAGCTGGAATATGTGTGGAGCAATGGATCAAATGTAGATGAAGCGGGGGACAGAGACGCACTTCTTGAAGACCTGCAACCTCACTTAAATGTCGAAAAGCTCGTAATTTGTCACTATAGGGGCAATGAATTTCCAACTTGGATGAGAAATGGGCTACTTAGTAACTTGGTTTCCATTTCCTTGAGTCATTGCGCAAGAACGAAAATCCTTTCTCTCGACAAGCTACCCAAACTTGCAAAACTCCACCTTAAGAATATGCAGGAGTTGGAGGAATCGTCCGAGGAGCGTTATCCATCCCTCAAAAGGCTTAAAATCATTGGCTGTCCCAAGCTCAGAAAGTTGCCCTGCTTCTTCCCTAAGCTAGACGTTCTAAAGATAAGATGTGAATCATTGGATGCTATTCCATTAGCCCAACTGGAAGTTATTACACTTGTGGACAATCCTGTTCTACATCAATGGCCTGAAGAAGATATACCAATCAGAATTCAATATGAAGGTGACGAAGAAGTCAGCAGCACACTGGCCTCTTCAACCTTTTGCCGCTAcgttaaaattttcaattgccCTGAGTTGTGCAAGCTGCCAATGGAACTCTATCCACAGAGATTGGAGATAAGTGGGTGCAGGTCATTGACTGACCTCCCAGATGAACAGCATGCAGTACGGCTTGAGCATATAGCATTGGATGGATGCCATGACGAAACATTGTTGGGAATGATACCCAGCACCAGCAGTTTATTCTCCTTGGTCATTTCAAACATCTCAAACATGAACTCTACCCAAATGGCCCAGTCTTCCAGGCCTCAAGGCACTCTACATCCGTGA